In one Dama dama isolate Ldn47 chromosome 5, ASM3311817v1, whole genome shotgun sequence genomic region, the following are encoded:
- the NUDT6 gene encoding nucleoside diphosphate-linked moiety X motif 6 isoform X3, producing the protein MWKFPGGLSEPGEDIGDTAVREVFEETGIKSEFRSLLSIRQQHTHPGAFGKSDMYIICRLKPYSFTVNFCQHECLKCEWMDLSDLVKTKNTTPITSRVARLLLYGYREGFDKIDLTMEELPAVYTGLFYKLYHKKLPDNYKTMTGMD; encoded by the exons atgtggaagttCCCAGGAGGCCTGTCAGAGCCTGGAGAAGATATCG GAGATACAGCAGTTCGAGAAGTTTTTGAAGAGACTGGTATAAAATCAGAATTCAGATCCCTCCTGAGTATTCGGCAACAGCACACCCATCCGGGAGCTTTTGGGAAGTCAGATATGTATATTATCTGCCGCTTAAAGCCATATTCATTCACCGTAAATTTTTGCCAGCATGAATGCTTAAAGTGTGAGTGGATGGATCTCAGTGATCTAGTCAAGACTAAAAATACAACTCCCATCACAAGCAGAGTTGCAAGACTGCTGCTATATGGGTACAGAGAAGGGTTTGACAAAATTGATCTGACCATGGAAGAACTGCCAGCAGTTTACACAGGCTTGTTCTATAAACTCTATCACAAGAAACTGCCAGACAATTACAAAACTATGACAGGAATGGATTAA